A window of Trueperaceae bacterium contains these coding sequences:
- a CDS encoding HAMP domain-containing sensor histidine kinase — MLRFRLSLLLTTALLVAILAFGVLAVVLFGRLQYRQLETLLMRDLHQIQRFFETSQVGVEFIDGSGGRRLQFVSRDGEVIVPPEEEEAIPYFQEPELIEFEGVPTLTASVPWITPLGTEVGTIRMGYDATVIGRGRLILIRSLVVSGVVICLLGLQLSLRTLQRALSPLKQLADQADRLDPANPTMEKYEGPDDEVARVAKALERALEAIRARQKSERDALAEVAHELAAPLSVVAGQLNALAAENADPRFQAAKDAADELLYTSQDLLTLARGELELPLELGAVDLYEVAWRVARQYPGVAITGRPGADVLGSSERLTQVVRNLVRNAVQASAAEQVTISVEQTDDRVELAVRDEGKGLDVLEQARIFERFVSGSPSQGAGVGLTVAKGIIERHEGELAVSSRPGKGSVFTIRLPSLTAQIEEA, encoded by the coding sequence GTGCTTCGCTTCCGCCTCAGCCTCCTGCTTACCACCGCCCTACTCGTCGCGATACTGGCGTTCGGGGTGCTGGCCGTGGTGCTCTTCGGCAGGCTGCAGTACCGGCAGCTGGAGACGCTCCTGATGCGCGACCTGCACCAGATCCAGCGCTTCTTCGAGACCTCACAGGTGGGCGTCGAATTCATCGACGGGTCCGGCGGTCGCCGCCTCCAGTTCGTCTCCAGGGACGGCGAGGTGATCGTCCCCCCCGAAGAGGAGGAAGCGATTCCCTACTTCCAGGAGCCGGAACTGATCGAGTTCGAGGGGGTACCGACCCTGACCGCCTCGGTTCCCTGGATCACCCCGCTGGGCACGGAGGTCGGCACCATCCGTATGGGCTACGACGCAACCGTCATAGGCAGAGGTCGGCTGATCCTCATCCGAAGCCTGGTCGTCAGTGGCGTTGTCATCTGTCTGCTCGGTCTGCAGCTGAGCCTGAGGACCCTCCAGCGCGCCCTGTCCCCGCTCAAGCAACTGGCCGACCAGGCTGACCGGCTCGACCCGGCCAACCCGACGATGGAGAAGTACGAGGGCCCCGACGACGAGGTGGCGCGCGTGGCCAAGGCTCTCGAGCGGGCCCTGGAGGCGATCAGGGCGAGGCAGAAGTCGGAACGCGACGCCCTGGCCGAGGTGGCTCACGAACTGGCGGCTCCCCTCTCCGTGGTTGCCGGGCAGCTGAACGCGCTCGCGGCCGAGAACGCCGACCCCCGCTTCCAGGCCGCCAAAGACGCTGCCGACGAACTCCTCTACACCTCCCAGGACCTGCTCACGCTGGCCCGCGGCGAGCTGGAACTTCCGCTCGAGCTGGGCGCGGTGGACCTCTACGAGGTGGCCTGGCGAGTCGCCCGCCAGTATCCGGGTGTGGCGATAACGGGCCGACCGGGGGCCGACGTGCTGGGCAGCTCGGAAAGACTCACCCAGGTGGTGCGCAACCTGGTTCGCAACGCTGTGCAGGCGAGTGCTGCCGAGCAGGTGACGATCTCGGTGGAGCAGACCGACGACCGCGTGGAGCTGGCGGTACGCGATGAGGGCAAGGGGCTCGACGTGCTCGAGCAGGCGCGGATCTTCGAGCGGTTCGTGAGCGGCTCGCCATCTCAGGGTGCCGGGGTTGGCCTTACCGTCGCCAAGGGGATCATCGAGCGCCACGAGGGGGAGCTGGCGGTGAGCTCCCGGCCCGGCAAGGGCAGCGTCTTCACGATCCGTCTGCCGTCTCTCACGGCTCAGATCGAAGAGGCGTGA
- a CDS encoding FAD-dependent oxidoreductase has protein sequence MYPAFKSKRYDVVVIGAGSAGVSAAIAAARNGARTLLLDSGPTVGGELLSGLPIDGALNARGEWIVGGVMRELLDACAELGGYIGEVFDWRLNYGVCFDPEIMKIVLMEKLAQSRVTVLLYTLAQEPIVEHGRVLGVLATNKNGRTFIQADVFIDCSGDGDVSIAAGAPYEAGGRDGEMQPASLIFRMGGVSYEKYLRYMRDNPDQFILAENPIIEKTPAECAAAVYDKGLPFCVLDANGDLMDRAISSGRLFDTTAVYMWPTSLQRREVGLNTTRLAKLDATDIERLSDSLSTLTDQVARATSFLRDCVPGFEDAHLSGIAPRVGIRETRRVMGDYVLTTEDVLEGRKSAEGVAKGSHHVDLHGAGREQERIPVKDGRSYDIPFGSLVPRNLSNLLVAGRCFSSTREANGSARVMGPCMAMGQAAGTAGALASRQGLPDVRKVAVDSLRERIASQGGVVDGTH, from the coding sequence GTGTACCCAGCCTTCAAATCGAAGAGATACGACGTGGTTGTCATCGGGGCCGGTAGCGCTGGAGTGAGCGCCGCCATTGCCGCCGCACGCAACGGCGCCCGCACCCTGCTTCTGGACAGCGGACCCACGGTGGGTGGCGAGCTGTTGAGCGGATTGCCGATCGACGGCGCGCTGAACGCTCGAGGTGAGTGGATAGTCGGCGGCGTTATGCGGGAACTGCTTGACGCGTGCGCCGAATTGGGCGGCTACATCGGCGAGGTATTCGACTGGCGGCTCAACTACGGGGTCTGTTTCGATCCGGAAATCATGAAGATCGTCCTCATGGAGAAGCTCGCCCAGAGCAGGGTCACGGTCCTCCTCTACACCCTCGCCCAGGAGCCGATCGTGGAGCACGGTCGAGTGCTGGGCGTATTGGCCACCAACAAGAACGGGCGCACCTTCATCCAGGCAGATGTCTTCATCGATTGTTCCGGTGACGGCGACGTTTCGATCGCCGCGGGAGCCCCGTACGAAGCGGGTGGTCGTGACGGAGAGATGCAACCGGCCAGCCTGATCTTCCGAATGGGTGGAGTGAGCTACGAGAAGTACCTGCGCTATATGCGTGACAATCCTGATCAGTTCATCCTCGCCGAGAACCCGATCATCGAGAAGACACCTGCGGAGTGCGCAGCGGCCGTTTATGACAAGGGACTTCCTTTCTGCGTCCTCGATGCCAACGGCGACCTGATGGACCGGGCGATCTCTTCCGGCCGGCTCTTCGACACCACCGCCGTCTATATGTGGCCGACCTCTTTACAGAGGCGCGAGGTTGGCCTGAATACGACCCGGCTCGCCAAACTCGACGCCACCGACATCGAACGGCTGAGTGATTCCCTCTCCACCCTCACCGACCAGGTGGCGCGGGCCACCAGCTTCCTCCGCGACTGCGTTCCCGGTTTCGAGGATGCCCACCTCTCAGGGATCGCGCCGCGGGTTGGCATCCGCGAGACGAGGCGAGTGATGGGCGACTACGTGCTTACCACCGAGGACGTGCTCGAAGGTCGGAAGTCCGCCGAAGGGGTGGCCAAGGGATCGCACCACGTAGACCTCCATGGGGCCGGCCGGGAGCAGGAACGTATCCCCGTCAAGGACGGCCGCTCCTACGACATCCCGTTCGGTAGCCTCGTCCCGCGAAACCTGTCGAACCTCCTGGTCGCTGGCCGTTGCTTCTCCTCGACCCGTGAAGCCAACGGTTCCGCGAGAGTCATGGGACCCTGCATGGCGATGGGTCAGGCCGCCGGCACGGCAGGAGCCCTGGCTTCCCGGCAAGGTCTTCCCGACGTCCGCAAAGTAGCGGTCGATTCATTGCGTGAGCGGATCGCTTCGCAAGGGGGGGTGGTAGACGGGACCCACTGA
- a CDS encoding ATP-binding protein: MVSKRSAERPGFVNREAELVELRRLVSRGRPALALLYGRRRVGKTFLLDHAWQDGRFFYFLAGDTTGELNKRDLLQEIAAFLPEQDEADPALYPTWRHIFRLFADLASDGPFVVVLDEFQHLLGKDEDIASQLMAVWDRELKGRPLILVACGSEVSTMQNLQSGAGPLYGRWDWAARLRPFDYLNSALMTPGRSLREKALIYGIFGGTPRYLASIQPGESLSQRVTDSILSPRGEIHIQLERIIEQEKGIRDPAEYRAVLTAVANGASLLNEIANSAGLQDRPHVVRRALEVLEDLELIWRERNFESGTRTPYRYRILDNAVSFWYRFVYPHRSRLETGDVHEVWKRYVEGYLDDYMGKIFEGICREAFGSEHVRRGVPGAREVARWEGKDKNRRDIEIDFVARLDDERVLTGEVKWSSKPVGQHLHWQLRRDLEDLARSGSGWAADALDVEKSAGHIFFSAAGFESGFEALAEQDPSIRLVDLEDIYARE, encoded by the coding sequence ATGGTGTCAAAGCGCTCGGCAGAACGACCTGGCTTCGTGAACAGAGAAGCCGAGCTCGTTGAATTGAGGCGACTCGTTAGCAGAGGGAGACCGGCACTGGCCCTCCTGTACGGGAGACGCAGGGTAGGCAAGACGTTTCTCCTCGATCACGCTTGGCAGGACGGTCGCTTCTTCTACTTTCTTGCGGGAGACACGACAGGTGAGCTCAACAAGAGAGACCTTCTCCAAGAGATTGCCGCCTTCCTTCCGGAACAGGACGAGGCGGATCCAGCGCTCTATCCGACGTGGCGCCACATCTTTCGTCTCTTCGCCGACCTCGCAAGTGACGGCCCGTTCGTCGTCGTGCTCGATGAGTTCCAGCACCTTCTAGGGAAGGACGAGGACATCGCCTCTCAGCTGATGGCCGTTTGGGACCGAGAACTGAAGGGAAGGCCCCTGATCCTCGTTGCGTGTGGTTCGGAGGTAAGCACGATGCAGAACCTGCAGAGTGGCGCAGGTCCGCTCTATGGCAGGTGGGACTGGGCTGCCCGTCTTCGCCCCTTCGACTACCTCAACTCTGCCTTGATGACACCCGGGCGATCGCTGCGTGAGAAGGCGTTGATCTACGGAATCTTCGGGGGCACGCCGAGGTACCTCGCTTCCATTCAGCCGGGTGAGTCGCTCTCACAGCGGGTGACGGACTCGATCCTTTCCCCCCGCGGTGAAATCCATATCCAGTTGGAGCGGATAATCGAACAGGAGAAGGGTATCCGCGATCCCGCGGAGTACCGCGCCGTGCTTACGGCAGTTGCCAACGGGGCATCCTTGTTGAACGAGATCGCTAACTCAGCCGGGTTGCAGGATAGACCGCACGTCGTGAGGCGGGCTCTGGAGGTACTGGAAGACCTGGAGCTGATCTGGCGAGAACGGAACTTCGAGTCCGGGACCCGCACTCCATACCGGTACCGGATCTTGGACAATGCTGTCAGCTTCTGGTACAGATTCGTCTACCCCCACCGTAGTCGCCTTGAAACGGGAGACGTGCATGAGGTCTGGAAGAGGTACGTCGAGGGATACTTGGACGACTACATGGGCAAGATCTTCGAGGGCATCTGCCGAGAAGCCTTCGGTAGCGAACACGTCAGGCGGGGAGTGCCGGGGGCAAGGGAAGTAGCCCGCTGGGAGGGGAAGGACAAGAACCGCCGGGACATCGAGATCGACTTCGTCGCGAGGTTGGATGATGAACGAGTTCTAACCGGTGAGGTGAAGTGGTCGTCGAAGCCGGTGGGACAGCATCTGCATTGGCAGCTCAGGCGAGACCTCGAAGACCTCGCGCGGTCCGGATCGGGCTGGGCGGCCGATGCGCTCGATGTCGAGAAGTCCGCGGGGCACATCTTCTTCTCGGCGGCTGGTTTCGAGAGTGGATTCGAAGCGTTGGCCGAGCAGGACCCCTCGATCCGCCTCGTGGATCTGGAGGACATCTACGCTAGAGAGTAG
- a CDS encoding glycosyltransferase family 4 protein — protein MSPAPREAERPLTIALASIEYPPDRFSAGIGSYAKALARLLHERGHRVHVVTRGTDREELTEEEGVFVHRLLPGRPELPENLSPGPIVRLLARSLPAELAYRRKVVTTLTRLVRQEGVDLVEAADHMAETLGYDPTRFPKVPFVVRLHTPLAVTERLAPNIPETARLGIRLLERRLLRKATHLTSPSASATAVIMAEMGLDLPVATYPNPPSYAAQARDPGVQEEPGMVLFVGRLNTLKGVDLLARAIPRVLEVRPDARFVFAGADNIPYGGFPSVSRYLLSLLPSRAHHAIAFTGHLLHDELRDLYPRATLCVFPSRFESFGYTCLEAMGFGKAIVGSNSGGMAEMLDGGAGLLFTPPDVDELTEKILRLLNDPELRRDLGARARRRAAEAYGQEAVMDQVEEFYRRAIAERSLGPA, from the coding sequence GTGAGTCCAGCTCCTCGGGAAGCAGAACGGCCGCTCACCATCGCCCTCGCCAGCATCGAGTACCCGCCCGACCGCTTCAGCGCAGGCATCGGCTCGTATGCGAAGGCTCTGGCGCGGCTTCTGCACGAACGCGGCCACCGGGTGCATGTGGTCACCCGGGGTACCGACCGCGAAGAGTTGACCGAAGAGGAGGGCGTCTTCGTCCACAGGCTCCTGCCCGGCCGGCCGGAGCTGCCGGAGAACCTGAGCCCGGGCCCGATCGTTCGGCTGCTGGCCCGTAGCCTGCCCGCCGAACTTGCCTACCGCCGCAAGGTGGTCACTACCCTCACGAGGCTGGTCCGCCAAGAGGGGGTGGACCTGGTCGAGGCGGCCGATCACATGGCCGAGACGCTCGGCTACGACCCGACGAGGTTCCCGAAGGTACCGTTCGTGGTTCGCCTCCACACCCCGCTGGCGGTGACCGAGAGGCTCGCGCCGAACATCCCCGAGACGGCGCGCCTGGGCATACGGCTCCTCGAGCGCCGGCTGCTGCGCAAGGCCACCCACCTGACTTCGCCCAGCGCATCGGCCACGGCGGTGATCATGGCCGAGATGGGACTCGACCTGCCCGTCGCCACCTATCCGAATCCGCCGAGCTACGCGGCCCAGGCTCGTGATCCGGGTGTCCAGGAGGAGCCCGGGATGGTGCTCTTCGTGGGTCGCCTCAATACCCTCAAGGGCGTCGATCTGCTGGCCCGCGCTATCCCCCGCGTTCTCGAAGTCAGGCCCGACGCGCGCTTCGTCTTCGCCGGGGCCGACAACATCCCCTACGGCGGCTTCCCGTCGGTATCGCGCTACCTGCTCTCGTTACTGCCGTCCCGAGCGCACCACGCCATCGCCTTCACCGGCCACCTCCTCCACGACGAACTGCGCGACCTCTACCCTCGAGCGACGCTCTGCGTCTTCCCCTCACGCTTCGAATCGTTCGGCTACACCTGCCTGGAAGCCATGGGCTTCGGCAAGGCGATAGTAGGCAGCAACAGCGGCGGGATGGCGGAGATGCTCGACGGGGGGGCAGGCCTCCTCTTCACCCCGCCTGATGTGGACGAGCTGACGGAGAAGATCCTCCGCCTGCTGAACGACCCCGAACTGCGGCGCGACCTGGGCGCGAGGGCGCGGCGCCGAGCGGCCGAGGCGTACGGTCAGGAGGCGGTGATGGACCAGGTCGAGGAGTTCTACCGGCGCGCCATCGCCGAACGTTCACTCGGGCCGGCGTGA
- a CDS encoding aldehyde dehydrogenase family protein, with amino-acid sequence MAQAAVGKRYPNLIGGREVSSDRTFESRNSSDQADLVGVFPEATKDQVRDACKAAREGFQSWSRTPAPIRGQVIGLIGQAITREKEALSRLVSREMGKTLKEARGDVQEAIDTCDFFQSEGRRLYGQTVPSEMPRKELMTYRRPLGVVGIVTAGNFPVAVPSWKIIPALVTGNAVVWKPSEDAPACAYALVRLMQAAGLPAGVMNVVFGGGKDAAGQYLIEMMDEGMIDKIAFTGSTAVGRQVGEIAGRNLQHPTLELGGKNPLVVLRDADLENAVQGSIFSAFGTGGQRCTSAGNLIIDAPVYDEFRERFLVEVRKIRIGDPLKHEDVLYGPFINERFFRRWLEHYEWGQEDGATKLYGEGRITQDSRPEGFVGDPDASFYGWPTVWENVRPGMRQFQQEIFGPTINLVKVDGIEEAIETANAVDYGLSSAIYTNDREWAHAFKERIEAGMTSINNTTNGAEAHMPFGGIKGSGNGARESGIWVIDHYTYWHGVNDDVSGRLQLAQMDTAYFEPGEEVRVEELFETSMMP; translated from the coding sequence ATGGCACAGGCAGCCGTGGGCAAGCGCTACCCGAACCTCATAGGCGGGCGCGAAGTGAGCAGCGACAGGACCTTCGAATCGCGCAACTCGAGTGACCAGGCGGACCTCGTCGGGGTCTTCCCCGAGGCGACGAAGGATCAGGTGCGCGACGCGTGCAAGGCCGCACGGGAGGGGTTCCAGAGCTGGTCACGAACCCCGGCGCCGATCCGCGGACAGGTTATCGGCCTGATCGGCCAGGCGATCACCCGCGAGAAGGAGGCGCTCTCCCGGCTCGTCTCGCGCGAGATGGGGAAGACCCTCAAGGAGGCGCGCGGCGACGTTCAGGAGGCGATAGACACCTGCGACTTCTTCCAGAGCGAGGGGCGCAGGCTCTACGGGCAGACGGTTCCGTCCGAGATGCCTCGCAAGGAGCTGATGACCTACCGTCGCCCACTGGGCGTGGTCGGCATCGTGACCGCCGGCAACTTCCCGGTCGCGGTGCCCTCCTGGAAGATCATCCCGGCGCTGGTCACCGGCAACGCTGTCGTCTGGAAGCCCTCGGAGGACGCGCCGGCCTGCGCATACGCCCTGGTGCGCCTTATGCAGGCTGCGGGGCTGCCCGCCGGAGTCATGAACGTCGTCTTCGGCGGCGGCAAGGACGCCGCCGGCCAGTACCTCATCGAGATGATGGACGAGGGCATGATCGACAAGATCGCGTTCACAGGTTCGACTGCCGTTGGCAGGCAGGTGGGCGAGATCGCCGGTCGCAACCTCCAGCATCCGACCCTGGAGCTGGGCGGCAAGAACCCGCTCGTTGTATTGCGGGACGCCGACCTCGAGAACGCTGTGCAGGGCTCCATCTTCTCTGCGTTCGGGACAGGGGGGCAGCGGTGCACCTCTGCCGGCAACCTCATCATCGACGCGCCGGTATACGACGAGTTCAGGGAGCGCTTCCTGGTCGAGGTCCGCAAGATCAGGATCGGCGACCCGCTCAAGCACGAGGACGTGCTCTACGGACCGTTCATCAACGAGCGCTTCTTCCGCCGCTGGCTCGAGCATTACGAGTGGGGCCAGGAGGACGGCGCCACGAAGCTGTACGGCGAGGGGCGCATCACCCAGGACTCCAGGCCCGAAGGCTTCGTGGGCGACCCTGACGCCTCGTTCTACGGTTGGCCCACCGTCTGGGAGAACGTCAGGCCCGGCATGCGGCAGTTCCAGCAGGAGATCTTCGGCCCCACCATCAACCTCGTCAAGGTGGACGGTATCGAAGAGGCCATCGAGACGGCCAACGCCGTCGACTACGGGCTCTCCAGCGCCATCTACACCAACGACCGCGAGTGGGCGCACGCCTTCAAGGAGCGCATCGAGGCGGGCATGACCTCGATCAACAACACCACCAACGGGGCAGAGGCGCACATGCCGTTCGGCGGCATCAAGGGCTCGGGCAACGGCGCCCGCGAGAGCGGGATCTGGGTCATCGACCACTACACCTACTGGCACGGCGTGAACGACGACGTTTCCGGCCGGCTGCAACTCGCGCAGATGGACACGGCCTATTTCGAACCCGGCGAAGAGGTGCGGGTCGAGGAGCTGTTCGAGACCTCGATGATGCCGTAG
- a CDS encoding mannose-1-phosphate guanylyltransferase has product MNDFVAVIMAGGRGQRFWPLSTEARPKQFLDLGQDGRTLIQATFDRVLPLAGDPSRILVATGERYVPLVCEQLPELPAGNLIVEPVGRDSGPAVALASLEVQRRFGDVIAGFFSADHRIVDANGFQRSLASAIELAAGRAGLVTVGITPTQPSTGYGYIEQGAAVGAGFEVSRFVEKPNLERATHYLESGNYLWNAGMFVWPVDVILEELDAHAPELMAPLRAAFERNTVARDFPELPKISIDYAVMEHTRRAYVVRGEFDWDDIGDWVALERLLERGEDGSNTVVGQHVGHEAYGNIVYTESSDDVIVTLGVEDLVIVKRGNTVLLVRKDRVQELKKLLEDERLAELVLE; this is encoded by the coding sequence TTGAACGATTTCGTTGCCGTCATCATGGCTGGGGGCCGTGGGCAGCGCTTCTGGCCTTTGTCCACCGAGGCGCGTCCCAAGCAGTTTCTCGATCTAGGCCAGGACGGGCGCACCCTGATCCAGGCGACCTTCGACCGGGTGTTGCCGCTGGCTGGCGACCCGTCGAGGATCCTGGTCGCGACCGGCGAGCGGTACGTGCCGTTGGTTTGCGAGCAACTACCCGAGCTTCCCGCCGGCAACCTGATCGTGGAACCCGTGGGCAGAGATTCCGGTCCCGCCGTCGCCCTGGCCTCGCTCGAGGTGCAGAGGCGCTTCGGTGACGTCATCGCCGGCTTCTTCTCCGCCGATCATCGGATCGTGGATGCGAACGGTTTCCAGCGGTCGCTGGCTTCTGCGATCGAGCTCGCTGCCGGTAGGGCGGGGCTCGTGACCGTGGGCATCACCCCGACTCAACCCTCCACCGGTTACGGCTATATCGAGCAGGGGGCGGCGGTCGGTGCCGGTTTCGAGGTGTCGCGCTTCGTCGAGAAGCCGAACCTGGAGCGGGCTACCCACTACCTGGAGTCGGGCAACTACCTGTGGAACGCGGGTATGTTCGTCTGGCCGGTCGACGTCATCCTTGAGGAGCTGGACGCCCATGCGCCGGAGCTGATGGCCCCTCTGCGCGCCGCCTTCGAGCGGAACACGGTGGCGCGGGACTTCCCCGAGCTGCCCAAGATCAGTATCGACTACGCGGTCATGGAGCATACTCGGCGCGCCTACGTCGTTCGCGGCGAGTTCGACTGGGACGACATCGGCGACTGGGTGGCGCTGGAGCGTCTGCTCGAACGCGGCGAGGACGGCTCCAACACCGTCGTGGGTCAGCACGTGGGCCACGAGGCGTACGGCAACATCGTCTACACCGAGTCGTCCGACGACGTCATCGTCACGCTAGGGGTCGAGGACCTGGTCATCGTCAAGCGCGGCAACACGGTGCTGCTGGTGCGCAAGGACCGGGTGCAGGAGCTCAAGAAACTGCTCGAGGACGAGCGGTTGGCGGAGCTGGTTCTGGAATAG
- a CDS encoding sulfotransferase domain-containing protein has protein sequence MSRLERALRARRYRLESSFRLLTSSLRMLPRTLLIGAQKAGTTSLFEYIVQHPAVGRPRRKEVRFFHKHYGRGMKWYHSQFPIPIPGVTETIDASPGYLDHPHVPARTAHHLPDARFIVLLRDPVERAWSHYRHSLRLGAETLSFTEALSAEDERIEPLLERMEKEPTYYPEQWAQFTYRRKGRYAEHLERWFSHFDRRRFLILTSHEFRTSPEATMERVWRHLELPPHRASEYPRYNEGQAVQVSDPATGAAMTKLRNYFEPHDQRLEELLGRSLEWREARGSPG, from the coding sequence ATGAGCAGGCTGGAGAGAGCGCTGCGGGCACGCCGCTACCGCCTGGAAAGCTCGTTCCGTCTGCTGACATCCTCGCTGAGGATGCTCCCCCGGACGCTGCTCATCGGGGCTCAGAAGGCCGGCACCACCTCGCTCTTCGAGTACATCGTTCAGCACCCCGCCGTCGGACGGCCTCGCCGCAAGGAGGTGAGGTTCTTCCACAAGCATTACGGGAGGGGAATGAAGTGGTACCACTCCCAGTTCCCGATTCCGATCCCCGGAGTCACGGAAACGATCGACGCCAGCCCTGGCTACCTCGACCACCCGCACGTTCCCGCCAGGACAGCCCACCACCTACCGGACGCCCGGTTCATCGTGCTGCTGCGCGATCCGGTGGAGCGCGCCTGGTCACACTACCGCCACTCGCTGCGACTCGGGGCCGAGACCTTGTCCTTCACTGAAGCACTGTCGGCAGAGGATGAGAGGATCGAACCGCTGCTCGAGCGGATGGAGAAAGAGCCGACCTACTACCCGGAGCAGTGGGCGCAGTTCACCTATCGCCGGAAGGGTCGTTACGCGGAGCACCTCGAGCGCTGGTTCTCTCACTTCGACCGTCGCCGGTTCCTGATCCTCACCAGCCACGAGTTCCGCACCTCCCCGGAAGCGACGATGGAGCGAGTCTGGCGTCACCTCGAACTGCCGCCGCACCGCGCGAGCGAGTACCCGCGTTACAACGAGGGTCAGGCGGTCCAGGTGTCCGATCCCGCTACCGGAGCGGCTATGACGAAGCTCCGGAACTACTTCGAACCGCACGACCAACGGCTCGAGGAGCTTCTGGGCCGTAGCCTCGAGTGGCGGGAGGCGCGAGGCTCGCCCGGCTGA
- a CDS encoding lysylphosphatidylglycerol synthase transmembrane domain-containing protein has protein sequence MTPTLWRALLLSLLLSVAGVLVVALWLGEPGDLRALSRLSLPDLSVALLLLVTSLFAGGARLRILVSMVGERVNLWRATRAFVLGLFAAAVTPSGGGNAPAIGLSLIRDGVRSSAAWSVTIYSSIADLLFFAWSIPVASLVLYRTDGLLSFRLFWLSLLVSVASLVLWYLLAFELGRATRLSGKLFSLPGLRRWRKRVMRSLADVGTATAQVTDSHLGLHLLLQLLTALLHLLLYAIFYVIATSLGAQVALPVSLAILLLVSVTSYFVPTPGASGYLELAMSFAFARQLPSALLTATVVGYRALSYYAAILLGGLLGGAVLTKEIARRTQTGEAVPE, from the coding sequence ATGACCCCCACCCTCTGGCGCGCGCTACTCCTCTCCCTGCTGCTGAGCGTCGCCGGCGTCCTGGTCGTCGCCCTCTGGCTTGGCGAGCCGGGCGACCTCCGCGCGCTGTCGCGGCTGTCGCTGCCGGACCTGAGCGTCGCTCTGCTGCTCCTGGTCACGAGCCTCTTCGCCGGCGGAGCGCGCCTGCGCATCCTCGTCTCGATGGTGGGCGAGCGCGTGAACCTCTGGCGCGCCACCAGGGCCTTCGTCCTCGGACTCTTCGCGGCTGCGGTCACGCCCAGCGGAGGCGGCAACGCGCCGGCTATCGGGCTCTCGCTCATCCGCGACGGCGTTCGCTCCTCGGCCGCCTGGTCGGTGACGATCTACAGTTCGATCGCCGACCTGCTCTTCTTCGCCTGGTCCATCCCAGTGGCGAGCCTGGTGCTATACCGGACGGACGGACTGCTGAGCTTCCGGCTGTTCTGGCTGTCGCTGCTGGTGAGCGTCGCCTCGCTGGTCCTCTGGTACCTGCTGGCGTTCGAACTGGGCCGGGCCACCCGGCTGAGCGGCAAACTCTTCTCCCTGCCCGGCCTGCGCCGCTGGCGCAAGAGGGTCATGAGGTCGCTGGCCGATGTGGGCACGGCCACAGCCCAGGTCACCGACTCGCACCTGGGCCTGCACCTGCTGCTGCAGCTCCTCACCGCCCTGCTGCACCTGCTGCTCTACGCCATCTTCTATGTCATCGCCACCTCCCTGGGGGCCCAGGTAGCTCTTCCGGTGAGCCTGGCGATCCTGCTCCTGGTATCGGTCACCAGCTACTTCGTTCCCACCCCGGGCGCCAGCGGCTACCTCGAACTGGCCATGTCGTTCGCCTTCGCCCGGCAACTCCCTTCCGCGCTGCTCACCGCGACGGTGGTGGGCTACCGGGCGCTCTCCTACTACGCCGCCATCCTGCTGGGTGGCCTCCTGGGCGGCGCGGTCCTTACCAAGGAGATCGCCAGGCGGACGCAGACGGGCGAGGCGGTGCCCGAGTGA
- a CDS encoding FadR/GntR family transcriptional regulator: MPTRVSDRALTYEAIVEEIKGQILEGELKPGDRLPTIAERARELNVGQGSVREAYRVLESRGVLEVVQGSGTFVSTNLGPDNEMLLSLSFTPAPTRAHLLEARRLLEPQVAALAAQRATNAERQAIVRASKEEDAALRDPGEWARHNIAFHSLICNASHNPVVSEMVLTLYEFFGKTEPHPAEDPIVREKGKHFHRLIAFSIYEGDAEAARDLMRQHIGSVETIVRRSKSSQELNGVGEEED, encoded by the coding sequence ATGCCTACTCGCGTTTCAGACCGGGCACTTACGTACGAAGCGATAGTCGAGGAGATCAAGGGGCAGATTCTCGAAGGTGAGCTGAAACCCGGGGACCGCCTGCCCACGATCGCCGAACGGGCTCGGGAACTGAACGTTGGACAGGGATCGGTACGAGAGGCTTACCGCGTTCTCGAGAGCCGAGGCGTCCTCGAAGTCGTCCAGGGCAGCGGCACCTTCGTGTCGACCAACTTGGGTCCGGACAACGAGATGCTCCTGTCGCTCAGCTTTACGCCCGCGCCCACTCGTGCGCACCTCCTCGAAGCACGGCGTCTACTCGAACCGCAGGTCGCCGCGCTGGCCGCTCAGCGGGCTACCAACGCCGAGCGCCAAGCGATCGTCAGGGCGTCAAAAGAGGAGGACGCGGCCCTCAGGGACCCGGGGGAGTGGGCTCGCCACAACATCGCTTTCCACTCACTTATCTGCAACGCCTCGCACAATCCGGTCGTATCCGAGATGGTCCTCACGCTGTACGAATTCTTCGGCAAGACAGAGCCGCATCCAGCCGAAGACCCGATAGTGCGTGAGAAGGGGAAGCACTTCCACCGCCTCATCGCGTTCTCGATATACGAGGGGGATGCCGAAGCGGCGCGGGACCTAATGAGGCAGCACATCGGAAGTGTCGAAACCATCGTACGTCGATCCAAGTCGAGCCAGGAACTCAACGGCGTCGGCGAAGAGGAGGATTAG